One region of Ferrovum sp. JA12 genomic DNA includes:
- a CDS encoding ATP synthase subunit I: MIHKKIIRIILLQALLTLLTSLVFLGLKGKSNAYSSMLGGSIVFVPGIAYALRSALVKGSKPQDWLAAQYAGERIKFFVTTVLFALVFKYDSNLQLLGFFTTFLVVLTVYWLALLQA, encoded by the coding sequence GTGATACATAAAAAAATTATCCGAATAATCTTGTTGCAGGCTTTACTAACCCTGTTAACTTCATTAGTTTTTTTGGGGTTAAAGGGGAAAAGCAACGCTTACTCATCAATGTTAGGTGGTTCCATCGTGTTTGTGCCAGGAATTGCTTACGCTCTTAGGAGTGCTTTGGTGAAGGGTAGTAAGCCGCAGGATTGGTTGGCCGCGCAATATGCGGGGGAGAGAATTAAGTTTTTTGTGACAACAGTATTGTTTGCGTTAGTCTTTAAGTACGACAGCAATTTGCAATTACTGGGGTTTTTTACAACTTTTTTAGTGGTGCTAACCGTCTATTGGTTAGCTTTGTTACAGGCTTAG
- the atpB gene encoding F0F1 ATP synthase subunit A, translated as MSDGAGLTSSEYIHHHLTNLQVGQGFWTLNLDTLITSSLLGFLVLGLFAWVARKATSGIPGRLQSAVEVIFEMVQSQVKDVFHGDPGMVAPLALTIFVWVFVMNAVDLLPVDLIPHLMGEAGVGHWRAVPTADPNLTFAMSLTVFVLIYVYNFRAKGLGGFLKEALTAPFGAKLAPFNLIFRLIEDFAKPISLALRLFGNMYAGEMVFILIALCPAYLQWLLGAPWAIFHILIITLQAFIFMILTIIYLSMANESH; from the coding sequence ATGAGCGACGGTGCAGGCTTAACAAGTAGTGAATATATTCATCACCATTTAACTAATTTACAAGTTGGTCAGGGTTTCTGGACGCTCAATCTGGATACTCTCATTACATCAAGCCTCTTAGGGTTTTTAGTTTTAGGTCTCTTCGCATGGGTTGCGCGCAAAGCCACCTCCGGTATTCCTGGTAGGTTGCAGTCTGCGGTAGAAGTTATTTTTGAAATGGTGCAAAGCCAGGTTAAGGACGTATTTCATGGCGACCCAGGTATGGTGGCTCCTCTTGCGTTAACCATATTTGTTTGGGTGTTTGTCATGAACGCCGTAGACTTGCTTCCGGTCGATTTGATTCCGCACCTGATGGGGGAGGCCGGCGTTGGCCATTGGCGTGCAGTTCCTACGGCGGATCCTAATCTTACCTTTGCAATGTCACTAACGGTATTTGTTCTCATTTATGTATACAATTTTAGGGCGAAAGGTCTTGGTGGCTTTTTAAAAGAAGCTCTGACAGCTCCCTTCGGTGCCAAATTAGCGCCATTTAATCTAATTTTTAGGTTAATTGAAGATTTTGCAAAACCCATTTCCCTCGCCTTACGGTTGTTCGGCAATATGTATGCAGGCGAAATGGTATTTATTTTGATTGCGCTATGCCCAGCTTATTTGCAATGGCTGCTTGGTGCACCCTGGGCCATATTTCATATTTTGATTATTACATTGCAAGCGTTTATTTTTATGATTTTAACAATCATTTATTTGAGTATGGCCAACGAAAGCCATTAG
- the atpE gene encoding F0F1 ATP synthase subunit C, with protein sequence MEHLASLLGSTAIAVAILIGCGALGTAIGFGILGGRFLEGAARQPEMIPTLQVKMFIVAGLLDAVTMIGVGIGLFLLFANPFVPMLKG encoded by the coding sequence ATGGAACATCTCGCATCATTACTGGGTAGCACTGCTATTGCCGTAGCCATTTTAATTGGTTGTGGCGCTTTGGGAACCGCTATTGGTTTCGGTATTTTAGGTGGTCGTTTCCTAGAAGGTGCTGCACGCCAACCAGAAATGATTCCTACCCTGCAAGTTAAGATGTTTATCGTAGCCGGTTTGCTTGATGCGGTAACAATGATTGGTGTGGGGATTGGTTTATTTTTACTTTTCGCCAATCCATTCGTACCGATGCTTAAAGGTTAA
- a CDS encoding F0F1 ATP synthase subunit delta: MAELSTIARPYAQAIFQIAREQGQYDRWSEALARLALIVKEDSFANVIGDPRLEQKALKQLIVSLLPEINAEISRLVDALVESHRLAIVPAVYSQFEQLRHGQEGVLDAVVESAFAMSDSEKTALQQDLQKKFGRKVQAEVLVKPELMGGIKIIIGDIVIDGSVKAKLEQMTAALKH, encoded by the coding sequence ATGGCTGAGTTGTCAACTATAGCAAGGCCCTACGCTCAAGCGATTTTTCAGATTGCCCGTGAACAAGGTCAATATGATAGGTGGTCAGAGGCTTTGGCAAGGCTTGCGTTGATTGTTAAAGAGGACTCCTTCGCTAACGTGATAGGTGATCCGCGTCTGGAACAAAAAGCTCTAAAGCAATTGATAGTTTCTTTGTTGCCTGAGATTAATGCGGAGATTAGCCGTCTGGTAGACGCATTGGTTGAAAGTCATCGCTTGGCTATTGTTCCTGCCGTGTACAGTCAATTTGAGCAGTTGCGTCACGGTCAAGAGGGTGTTTTAGACGCTGTTGTTGAGAGTGCTTTCGCAATGAGCGATAGTGAAAAGACTGCTTTGCAGCAAGATTTACAAAAGAAATTTGGTCGTAAGGTTCAGGCAGAGGTGTTGGTTAAACCTGAACTCATGGGTGGTATAAAAATAATTATCGGTGACATCGTTATTGATGGATCAGTAAAAGCCAAGCTTGAACAAATGACCGCCGCTTTAAAACATTAA
- a CDS encoding F0F1 ATP synthase subunit B, producing the protein MNINATLLGQAITFAILIWVTMKFIWPPITVALDERAKKIADGLAAAERAKSDLATAETKSQEALKEAKEKAAEIISLSEKRRNEIIEEAKNEARAEAERVLVQAKAEVAQEMNKAKEELRAQVADLAMAGAEKILRREINPAVHAELLSSIRAEL; encoded by the coding sequence ATGAATATTAATGCCACGCTGCTGGGTCAAGCAATTACTTTTGCTATTTTGATCTGGGTAACAATGAAGTTTATTTGGCCGCCTATTACTGTGGCGCTTGATGAACGGGCAAAAAAAATAGCTGATGGTCTGGCTGCTGCAGAACGCGCAAAGTCAGATTTGGCTACTGCTGAAACCAAGTCTCAGGAAGCCTTAAAAGAAGCTAAAGAAAAAGCCGCTGAAATTATTTCACTGTCTGAAAAACGACGTAATGAGATTATTGAAGAGGCAAAAAATGAGGCAAGAGCTGAGGCTGAAAGAGTGCTGGTTCAGGCTAAAGCTGAGGTGGCGCAGGAAATGAACAAGGCTAAAGAAGAGCTACGCGCGCAAGTGGCGGATCTCGCCATGGCCGGGGCAGAAAAAATTCTAAGACGTGAAATTAACCCCGCGGTACATGCTGAGTTGTTGTCATCGATTAGAGCAGAGTTATAA